A portion of the Gallus gallus isolate bGalGal1 chromosome 16, bGalGal1.mat.broiler.GRCg7b, whole genome shotgun sequence genome contains these proteins:
- the LOC121106942 gene encoding uncharacterized protein LOC121106942 isoform X3: protein MQSVQTPILKHKVSTPAEGERLNHSSEHKAAPEPPAHQRRRIPTSSDPQLPEEDVQISLLESNTSTPAMGEGDQQETFLEHQAAPEPLGQSGGLQWGSSCHGMGRRTSCVQLTAVHAALGALILVLVVILTGGE, encoded by the exons ATG CAGTCTGTGCAAACACCAATACTGAAGCACAAGGTTTCCACGCCTGCAGAAGGAGAACGACTGAACCATTCgtcagagcacaaagcagcaccagaacCCCCAGCACACCAGAGGAGAAGGATCCCAACAAG TTctgacccccagctcccagaagaGGATGTGCAGATATCGCTGCTGGAGTCCAATACTTCCACACCCGCTATGGGAGAAGGAGAccaacaggaaacatttttagaGCACCAAGCAGCACCGGAGCCTCTTGGGCAGAGTGGAGGACTCCAATGGG GTTCCTCGTGCCATGGGATGGGAAGAAGGACATCCTGTGTGCAGCTCACTGCCGTGCATGCAGCGCTGGGAGCACTCATCCTCGTGCTGGTGGTGATATTGACCG GGGGAGAAtga
- the MHCY7 gene encoding major histocompatibility complex-Y, class I heavy chain, 7 precursor, which yields MGPSEAVLLGLLLGALGAAACGSHSLRYFKTRMTDPGPGMPHFVIVGCVDGELLWNYNSLGRTVRPIFGWLPQEDQEHWDAETKKARDVELHFYEFLGRLQVHYNKSGGSHTLQKMIGCDILEDGSIRGYVQYAFDGRDFLAFDMDTMTLTAADPVAEITKRRWEEEGIYTEGCKHELGTICVQNLRRYLEHGKAVLKRRERPEVRVWGKEANGILTLSCRAYGFYPRPIAISWMKDGMVRDQETHWGGIVPNSDGTYHASAAIDVLPEDVDKYWCRVEHTSLPQPGLFSWEPQPNLTPSVAGAVGAIVAVIAAVVGVVVWKSKSGKEKKGYEAAAGHDGESSV from the exons ATGGGTCCGAGCGAGGCGGtgttgctggggctgctgctgggcgccCTGGGCGCGGCGGCGTGCG GGTCGCACTCCCTGCGCTACTTCAAGACCAGGATGACGGATCCCGGCCCCGGGATGCCGCACTTCGTGATCGTCGGGTGCGTAGATGGCGAACTCCTCTGGAACTACAACAGCCTGGGCCGGACGGTGCGGCCCATCTTCGGCTGGCTGCCGCAGGAGGACCAGGAGCACTGGGATGCAGAGACCAAGAAGGCCCGGGACGTTGAGCTGCATTTCTACGAGTtcctgggcaggctgcaggtgcACTACAATAAAAGTGGAG GGTCTCACACACTGCAGAAGATGATCGGCTGTGACATCCTGGAGGACGGCAGCATCCGAGGGTACGTTCAGTATGCATTTGATGGGAGGGACTTCCTCGCCTTTGATATGGACACGATGACGTTAACCGCGGCGGATCCAGTGGCAGAAATCACCAagaggaggtgggaggaggaagggataTATACTGAGGGATGCAAGCATGAGCTGGGGACCATCTGCGTCCAGAACTTGAGGAGATACCTGGAACACGGAAAGGCAGTGCTgaaaaggagag AACGGCCTGAGGTGCGCGTGTGGGGGAAGGAGGCCAACGGGATCCTGACTTTGTCCTGCCGCGCTTATGGCTTCTACCCGCGGCCCATTGCCATCAGCTGGATGAAGGACGGCATGGTCCGGGACCAGGAGACCCACTGGGGGGGCATCGTGCCCAACAGCGATGGCACCTACCACGCCTCGGCTGCCATTGATGTGCTGCCGGAGGATGTGGACAAGTATTGGTGCCGCGTGGAGCACACCAGCCTGCCCCAGCCTGGCCTCTTCTCATGGG AGCCGCAGCCCAACCTGACTCCTTCTGTGGCCGGGGCAGTCGGCGCCATCGTggctgtcattgctgctgtcGTTGGAGTCGTGGTGTGGAAGAGCAAGTCAG ggaaggagaagaagggttatgaagcagcagcag GCCACGATGGGGAATCCAGCGTCTAA
- the MHCY7 gene encoding major histocompatibility complex-Y, class I heavy chain, 7 isoform X1, translating into MLCHAMGPSEAVLLGLLLGALGAAACGSHSLRYFKTRMTDPGPGMPHFVIVGCVDGELLWNYNSLGRTVRPIFGWLPQEDQEHWDAETKKARDVELHFYEFLGRLQVHYNKSGGSHTLQKMIGCDILEDGSIRGYVQYAFDGRDFLAFDMDTMTLTAADPVAEITKRRWEEEGIYTEGCKHELGTICVQNLRRYLEHGKAVLKRRERPEVRVWGKEANGILTLSCRAYGFYPRPIAISWMKDGMVRDQETHWGGIVPNSDGTYHASAAIDVLPEDVDKYWCRVEHTSLPQPGLFSWEPQPNLTPSVAGAVGAIVAVIAAVVGVVVWKSKSGKGKEKKGYEAAAGHDGESSV; encoded by the exons ATGCTATGCCATGCCATGGGTCCGAGCGAGGCGGtgttgctggggctgctgctgggcgccCTGGGCGCGGCGGCGTGCG GGTCGCACTCCCTGCGCTACTTCAAGACCAGGATGACGGATCCCGGCCCCGGGATGCCGCACTTCGTGATCGTCGGGTGCGTAGATGGCGAACTCCTCTGGAACTACAACAGCCTGGGCCGGACGGTGCGGCCCATCTTCGGCTGGCTGCCGCAGGAGGACCAGGAGCACTGGGATGCAGAGACCAAGAAGGCCCGGGACGTTGAGCTGCATTTCTACGAGTtcctgggcaggctgcaggtgcACTACAATAAAAGTGGAG GGTCTCACACACTGCAGAAGATGATCGGCTGTGACATCCTGGAGGACGGCAGCATCCGAGGGTACGTTCAGTATGCATTTGATGGGAGGGACTTCCTCGCCTTTGATATGGACACGATGACGTTAACCGCGGCGGATCCAGTGGCAGAAATCACCAagaggaggtgggaggaggaagggataTATACTGAGGGATGCAAGCATGAGCTGGGGACCATCTGCGTCCAGAACTTGAGGAGATACCTGGAACACGGAAAGGCAGTGCTgaaaaggagag AACGGCCTGAGGTGCGCGTGTGGGGGAAGGAGGCCAACGGGATCCTGACTTTGTCCTGCCGCGCTTATGGCTTCTACCCGCGGCCCATTGCCATCAGCTGGATGAAGGACGGCATGGTCCGGGACCAGGAGACCCACTGGGGGGGCATCGTGCCCAACAGCGATGGCACCTACCACGCCTCGGCTGCCATTGATGTGCTGCCGGAGGATGTGGACAAGTATTGGTGCCGCGTGGAGCACACCAGCCTGCCCCAGCCTGGCCTCTTCTCATGGG AGCCGCAGCCCAACCTGACTCCTTCTGTGGCCGGGGCAGTCGGCGCCATCGTggctgtcattgctgctgtcGTTGGAGTCGTGGTGTGGAAGAGCAAGTCAGGTAAAG ggaaggagaagaagggttatgaagcagcagcag GCCACGATGGGGAATCCAGCGTCTAA